The genomic DNA GCAAGACATGCAGGTTTTGATGTGATTTATTCAGGGATTCGTCTTACTCCACAAGAAATTGTGCAAAGCGCTGTAGAAGAAAACGCTGATGTGATTGGTATCTCAATTCTATCCGGTTCACACAAAGAAATTGCAGAGCAGATTAAGGATGAGTTAACTCATTATAAGGCAGTAGATCATATTCCTGTAATCTTCGGAGGAATCATCCCTGAGTCTGACTTTGAAACTCTTAGAAAAATTGGAGTAAAAGAAATTTTTACTCCAAAGGACTTTGACCTAATGAAGATCATGGACAAGATCATCGACTTAATCGCAAAACAAAAAAAAGCAGCGTAGATTGTTACACTGTCACCTCGAACATACGAAGGTGAAGGGCGCGACTAAGCGCGGGGTGGAACATCGTGAGAGGTCTATTTTACAAACAAAGTATAAGATAAGCCTAATACTATTTTTGCCAGATAGATTTCTCACGCATCGCACAAACTGATGTGCTCGATTCGAAATGACAGTTTTGCTCACGTGCGTCATTTAATCGCATGGTAATCTTTAAAACCCTAATCCTTTCAATTCTATTCCTGTTTGCCTGTAACCGCACGGAGAATAGGATTACAGAAAGTCAGTATTACTTCCAGGATACAAAGGAGATTCTTTCCCTTCACGGCAACTGGAGAGTAACCACAAATCCAGACTACAATCCAATTACAAATGAACCAAAGGATGAATTCAAGCTCGGTTACATTCCGCGGATGTGGTTTAATTCTGGAATCAAAGACAAATACATAGTATCCTACACAACAGAAATCAATTTTTCAGAAGATACCCAAAAACATAAATTGGGGGTCTTAGTTTTTAATGCCATAAATTCAAATGAAACTTATATCAATGGGAAACTCATTGGCAAGAAAGGAATCATTGACAAAGACAAATTAAAAATTGTAAACAATGCAAGCCCATCTCTCTATCCTATCCCGGATAACGTCCTAGTAAATGGAAAAAATCAAATTACAATTCGTGTTGCGGACAGTGCTGCCAGTGGAGGATTTTTAGAAGCACCTAGAATCTGTGAAATGAGTGTATGTGAAAAATCGTATAATCGTTTTCTTTTGATTACCGGAGGAAGTGGATTTTTCATTCTATTCATTGGCATCTATCATTTATTTTTATTTCTTGGGAATCGAAACGATAGAGCAATTCTTTATTTTGGAATCGGGACTATTTTTCATGCGTTGACGTTCTTAGGTTTTGAAAGAATGCTATATTTTTTCTCTGAAGTCTTTCTTGTTCATTTCTATACTATGAATTTGAGTTATTGTTTTTCTTGCCTACTCTCGGTCGTCTTCATCCATTCCTTCTTAGAAAAAAAAATCAATCGGGTCTCAAAATTCTTACTTATTTTTTTTGGGCTTAGCACCATCTCTTCTTTATTCGCAGGAATTTCCATAGACTATAGAAGCATTCACTCACGGTATGTTCTACTTCTAAATGTAATGTTCCTTGTTCCTTTGCTATCCATTCAGGTCATTTATCTCACCTACAAAGCATACAAAGAAAAAAAAGTTGGGTCTAATCTAATTCTTCTTGGGTTTGTGATTTTTATTATTACGAATTTATTCATTCCTTTACACATACTCCATATCATACCTACTAAGGCATTTACTCTCGAAGGAAGTCTAATACTGATTACCTGCGTAACTCTGGCTCTGTCTCGTAAAACAAAACAGACCAGCGAAAAATTATTAGACCTAGAAAAAAAATATCGCTCTGACTTAGAAAAAGAGGTAAAGGACAAAACAAAAACCTTGGAGTTATACAACCAAGAATTGCATAAGACAAACCAAATGAAAGATAAATTATTCTCTATCATAGCGCATGACCTTCGTAATCCGCTATTTGCATTAGAAGAAGTGATTTACCTTTTTCAAGATGAGCATTTAACGATAGAAGCTCTT from Leptospiraceae bacterium includes the following:
- a CDS encoding sensor histidine kinase, with the protein product MVIFKTLILSILFLFACNRTENRITESQYYFQDTKEILSLHGNWRVTTNPDYNPITNEPKDEFKLGYIPRMWFNSGIKDKYIVSYTTEINFSEDTQKHKLGVLVFNAINSNETYINGKLIGKKGIIDKDKLKIVNNASPSLYPIPDNVLVNGKNQITIRVADSAASGGFLEAPRICEMSVCEKSYNRFLLITGGSGFFILFIGIYHLFLFLGNRNDRAILYFGIGTIFHALTFLGFERMLYFFSEVFLVHFYTMNLSYCFSCLLSVVFIHSFLEKKINRVSKFLLIFFGLSTISSLFAGISIDYRSIHSRYVLLLNVMFLVPLLSIQVIYLTYKAYKEKKVGSNLILLGFVIFIITNLFIPLHILHIIPTKAFTLEGSLILITCVTLALSRKTKQTSEKLLDLEKKYRSDLEKEVKDKTKTLELYNQELHKTNQMKDKLFSIIAHDLRNPLFALEEVIYLFQDEHLTIEALRKNMIALNENLENNKFLLENLLQWSYIQLGYSPIRLELVDLEKISKETILLYKGVADKKKISIQITNKNNQFRKADEGVIRLILRNLISNAIKFTPKKGKIEISYGKEKSLSFITVKDNGIGIPQSRLEEFFTQSQVEKNTRGTEGEGGSGIGLTLCRDFAERMNGKITVKSKEKKGSSFTLTWDESE